Proteins encoded by one window of Pseudomonas tructae:
- the guaA gene encoding glutamine-hydrolyzing GMP synthase, with amino-acid sequence MALDIHAHRILILDFGSQYTQLIARRVREIGVYCELHPFDMDDEAIREFAPRGIILAGGPESVHEANSPRAPQAVWDLGVPVFGICYGMQTMAEQLGGKVEGSELREFGYARVDVVGKSRLLDGIEDHVDADGVFGLDVWMSHGDKVTRIPQEFHILASTPSCPIAGMADDTRGYYGVQFHPEVTHTKQGGRILSRFILDVCGCEALWTPSKIAEDAIAQVRAQVGTDNVLLGLSGGVDSSVVAALLHKAIGDQLTCVFVDNGLLRLHEGEQVMAMFAENMGVKVIRANAEDQFLGNLAGEADPEKKRKIIGRTFIDVFDAESTKLHNIKYLAQGTIYPDVIESAGAKSGKAHVIKSHHNVGGLPEEMNLKLVEPLRELFKDEVRRLGLELGLPYDMVYRHPFPGPGLGVRILGEVKKEYADLLRRADHIFIEELRKADWYHKVSQAFVVFQPVKSVGVVGDGRRYAWVVALRAVETIDFMTARWAHLPYELLETVSGRIINEIEGISRVTYDVSSKPPATIEWE; translated from the coding sequence ATGGCCCTCGACATTCACGCTCACCGCATCCTGATCCTCGACTTCGGTTCCCAGTACACCCAGCTGATTGCCCGCCGCGTGCGCGAGATCGGCGTGTATTGCGAGCTGCACCCGTTCGACATGGACGATGAAGCGATTCGCGAATTCGCCCCGCGCGGCATCATCCTCGCCGGCGGCCCCGAGTCGGTGCACGAAGCCAACAGCCCGCGCGCGCCACAGGCCGTCTGGGACCTGGGCGTACCGGTATTCGGCATCTGCTACGGCATGCAGACCATGGCCGAACAGCTGGGCGGCAAGGTGGAAGGTTCCGAGCTGCGTGAGTTCGGTTATGCCCGCGTTGATGTGGTCGGCAAGAGCCGTCTGCTCGACGGCATCGAAGACCACGTCGACGCCGATGGCGTGTTCGGCCTGGACGTGTGGATGAGCCACGGTGACAAGGTCACCCGCATCCCGCAAGAGTTCCACATCCTGGCCAGCACCCCGAGCTGCCCGATCGCCGGCATGGCCGACGACACCCGTGGCTACTACGGCGTGCAGTTCCACCCGGAAGTGACCCACACCAAGCAGGGCGGTCGTATCCTTTCGCGCTTCATCCTCGACGTCTGCGGCTGCGAAGCCCTGTGGACCCCGTCGAAAATTGCCGAAGACGCGATTGCCCAGGTCCGTGCCCAGGTCGGCACTGACAACGTCCTGCTCGGCCTGTCCGGCGGCGTTGACTCCTCGGTGGTTGCAGCCCTGCTGCACAAGGCCATCGGCGACCAGCTGACCTGCGTATTCGTCGACAACGGCCTGCTGCGCCTGCACGAAGGCGAGCAAGTAATGGCCATGTTCGCCGAGAACATGGGCGTCAAGGTGATCCGCGCCAACGCCGAAGATCAGTTCCTCGGCAACCTGGCCGGCGAAGCCGACCCTGAGAAGAAGCGCAAGATCATCGGCCGTACTTTCATCGACGTGTTCGATGCCGAGTCGACCAAGCTGCACAACATCAAGTACCTGGCCCAGGGCACCATCTACCCGGACGTGATCGAGTCGGCAGGCGCCAAGAGCGGCAAGGCCCACGTGATCAAGTCGCACCACAACGTCGGTGGCCTGCCAGAAGAGATGAACCTCAAGCTGGTCGAGCCGCTGCGCGAACTGTTCAAGGACGAGGTCCGTCGCCTTGGCCTGGAACTGGGCCTGCCGTACGACATGGTCTACCGTCACCCGTTCCCGGGCCCGGGCCTGGGCGTGCGGATCCTTGGTGAAGTGAAGAAGGAATACGCCGACCTGCTGCGTCGCGCCGACCACATCTTCATCGAAGAACTGCGCAAGGCCGACTGGTACCACAAGGTCAGCCAGGCCTTCGTGGTGTTCCAGCCGGTGAAATCGGTGGGCGTGGTCGGTGACGGCCGTCGTTACGCCTGGGTCGTGGCCCTGCGTGCGGTGGAAACCATCGACTTCATGACCGCCCGTTGGGCGCACCTGCCTTATGAACTACTGGAAACCGTCAGCGGCCGGATCATCAACGAGATCGAAGGTATCTCGCGGGTGACCTACGATGTGTCGAGCAAGCCGCCGGCGACCATCGAGTGGGAATGA
- a CDS encoding membrane-targeted effector domain-containing toxin produces the protein MSDKHVLPVINDLQLTLHKLASSVVERCPDMWEMARVAAIKILHTYGQGAHAPDKVYWHRFDNGQSNPRSFTGWEHVGPPLESVSLTQLVMRRFTPHDQDNADLLVDWGGFYTDDAHAHLFNESNEVPLLPQDVLHDFWTLDFATQFNTRLDEFWTQDKDAYRALAKINFLARAFEDLDSGTLHPRHFTSVIKAAANSFSTPASLAKIHQRDQAPAGLSIRALDIGGYQATDILRIVDEHGHQIIYMPDEDGSFHVFETVADLHWWLLAQTNDPGTLPIFMSHFPLSSYTADGTDVGLHEVLITLFMSHARGDHSCINQKDLAINGDPFDWLSDQARERMHKEAKNALHSNAQLRKKLWIGYLSSTANLTGALGMLCWPVALAAVGADLASLGLNIDQAVNGRNTAERKAGVTGAIFSSIDALLNTLVIVGAAGELKALGEDSRLAEAKAVPPLPLEPVPLPAHLAVELERNPLNDFVANVLLSDEALVNQGMLAGVYNPGDGNFYIQLDELPYQVRYIGELKTWAIVDPGEPFSFFRHYPVELQADGHWTLRDKPGLRGGSGRFFGRRLWGSTRTAAAPLPPPATPYDIPEALRAKLADVAAAPQYYREGMVNIRDSTFAEASARFEQLRKNLLDDTEAFFDQYAQAPRPTAPTLEANTPAKGIIKSIYAQTDGLVIGETHDSIASKKFLIDNMATLSKQKVKTLYFEHLMADMHASGLEAFNRTGMMDETLLRYVRRLDAGHGTDALGNYTFEAVLKSANEHHIQVRAIDCLSSYVQNDLPRLVVHARQKMMNFYASNTISADQQLNGPHRWVALIGNSHSNTFEGVPGVSEMNHAIGLRVADTPLGTATSIGEDAGDYLKTSLLSNTTAFVKGDLLLSIATKPAAIAADTAARLPRAGMFLIDTRTDPHSLVHRSKTGELVGTAIEHSRSGVKVTRHGWPTVSGRWYRDEEGLARALRAVLGMRRAT, from the coding sequence ATGTCCGACAAGCACGTACTACCTGTAATCAATGACCTGCAACTGACCCTGCACAAACTGGCCTCGAGCGTCGTTGAGCGATGCCCGGACATGTGGGAGATGGCCCGCGTGGCTGCTATAAAGATCCTCCACACCTATGGCCAGGGCGCCCACGCCCCGGACAAGGTGTACTGGCATCGCTTCGACAACGGCCAGAGCAACCCGCGCAGCTTCACTGGCTGGGAGCACGTCGGGCCGCCGCTGGAATCGGTCAGCCTCACGCAGTTGGTCATGCGCAGGTTCACCCCCCATGACCAGGACAACGCCGACCTGCTGGTCGACTGGGGCGGTTTCTACACCGACGACGCGCACGCCCATCTGTTCAACGAAAGCAATGAAGTGCCGCTGCTGCCCCAGGACGTGCTGCACGATTTCTGGACGCTCGACTTCGCCACGCAATTCAACACACGCCTGGATGAGTTCTGGACACAAGACAAGGATGCCTACCGGGCGCTGGCAAAAATCAACTTCCTTGCCAGAGCGTTCGAAGACCTTGACAGCGGTACCTTGCACCCCCGGCACTTCACATCGGTAATCAAAGCTGCAGCAAACAGCTTCAGCACCCCGGCCTCACTGGCAAAAATCCATCAACGGGATCAGGCCCCTGCGGGCTTGAGCATCCGTGCGCTGGATATCGGCGGCTACCAGGCCACCGATATCCTGCGCATCGTCGACGAACACGGGCATCAGATCATCTACATGCCTGATGAGGACGGCTCGTTTCATGTGTTTGAAACCGTGGCCGACCTGCACTGGTGGCTGCTGGCGCAAACCAATGATCCCGGCACGCTGCCGATCTTCATGTCGCACTTTCCGTTGTCCTCTTACACCGCCGACGGTACCGACGTCGGCCTGCACGAGGTGCTGATCACCTTGTTCATGTCCCATGCCCGAGGCGATCACAGCTGCATCAACCAGAAGGACCTGGCGATTAACGGCGATCCTTTCGACTGGCTGAGCGATCAGGCACGCGAACGCATGCACAAGGAGGCGAAAAACGCCTTGCACAGCAATGCCCAGTTGCGCAAAAAGCTCTGGATCGGCTACTTGAGCAGCACGGCCAACCTCACCGGTGCCCTGGGCATGCTGTGCTGGCCCGTGGCGCTAGCCGCCGTAGGCGCCGACCTGGCCAGCCTGGGCCTGAACATCGACCAGGCGGTCAACGGGCGCAATACCGCCGAGCGCAAGGCCGGTGTGACGGGCGCCATCTTCAGCAGCATCGACGCCCTGCTCAACACACTGGTAATAGTCGGCGCCGCGGGCGAGCTCAAGGCCCTGGGCGAAGACTCGCGACTAGCCGAAGCCAAGGCCGTGCCGCCTCTGCCCCTGGAACCGGTGCCGCTACCCGCGCACCTGGCGGTCGAACTGGAACGCAATCCGCTCAATGACTTTGTGGCCAATGTGCTACTGAGCGACGAAGCGTTGGTCAACCAGGGCATGCTTGCTGGCGTGTACAACCCCGGAGATGGCAACTTCTACATTCAACTCGACGAACTGCCCTATCAGGTCCGCTACATCGGTGAACTCAAGACCTGGGCCATCGTAGACCCCGGCGAACCCTTCTCGTTCTTTCGCCACTATCCGGTCGAACTGCAAGCCGACGGCCACTGGACCCTGCGTGACAAACCCGGGCTGCGGGGCGGCAGCGGCAGGTTCTTTGGCCGCAGGCTCTGGGGCAGTACACGCACCGCCGCTGCCCCCCTGCCTCCGCCCGCAACCCCCTACGACATACCCGAGGCCCTGCGGGCGAAACTGGCCGATGTCGCCGCCGCACCACAGTACTACCGAGAAGGAATGGTCAACATACGCGACTCTACGTTTGCCGAGGCAAGTGCCCGCTTCGAGCAACTGCGCAAAAACCTTCTGGACGATACCGAGGCCTTTTTTGATCAGTATGCACAAGCGCCACGCCCGACTGCTCCGACACTGGAGGCGAACACCCCGGCCAAAGGCATCATCAAGTCGATCTATGCTCAAACCGATGGTCTGGTTATCGGTGAAACCCACGACTCCATCGCCAGCAAAAAATTCCTGATCGACAACATGGCCACGTTAAGCAAGCAGAAAGTCAAAACCCTGTACTTCGAACACCTGATGGCAGACATGCACGCCAGTGGGCTGGAGGCGTTCAACCGCACCGGCATGATGGATGAAACGCTGCTGCGCTATGTACGGCGCCTGGACGCAGGGCACGGCACCGACGCACTCGGCAACTACACCTTCGAAGCAGTGCTCAAAAGTGCCAACGAACATCATATTCAGGTCCGGGCGATCGACTGCTTGAGCAGCTATGTACAAAACGACCTGCCCCGCCTGGTCGTCCATGCGCGACAGAAGATGATGAACTTCTACGCCAGCAATACCATTAGCGCCGACCAGCAACTCAATGGCCCCCATCGCTGGGTGGCGCTGATTGGCAACAGCCACAGCAATACGTTCGAGGGCGTGCCGGGGGTCAGCGAAATGAATCACGCCATCGGCCTGCGCGTTGCCGATACCCCCTTGGGTACTGCCACCAGCATCGGTGAAGACGCGGGTGATTATCTCAAGACCAGTCTACTCTCCAATACTACTGCCTTCGTCAAGGGCGACCTGCTACTGAGCATCGCCACAAAACCTGCGGCGATAGCGGCCGACACGGCCGCCCGCCTGCCCCGGGCGGGCATGTTCCTTATTGATACCCGTACTGATCCGCACTCGCTGGTGCACCGCAGCAAGACAGGCGAACTGGTCGGCACGGCGATTGAACATTCGCGCAGCGGGGTCAAGGTCACCCGCCACGGCTGGCCAACCGTCAGCGGCCGCTGGTACCGCGACGAGGAAGGCCTGGCCCGGGCCCTACGCGCGGTACTGGGCATGCGTCGGGCGACCTAA
- a CDS encoding membrane-targeted effector domain-containing toxin translates to MNTTLDSNTLQSHLSQFTSQVMRQLPDLHLMAWQAARRILASMKVEGDPDKIYWHRFGNAQSSSTSFTGWEHVGPPEESMTLTELLIRRFRVADQDNADVLHNWGGFYQQGPQAQRYDQHNEVRLSPSALLQALWQVDFASAYRKALQAFWKTSGDDLRTVVRLNILAAGTLACESGQLTRLQLHWVIQALGVERPMALRLRDVAGLRPAQGELSVNCLRFAGHDLVNILWFSHPSGRQILYVPGGAQVFESFQGPEGVYGWLRSRVTDQAARKQLASYGEVVLPAALAQRVARFKRIAQVTDEQLADAVERRAVSGDPCDWLVKQTHTRMAAEADLQLRSNADLRKQLWIGYLRAGLQVATPVATLSWPVALAVILTGVAKLGLNIDQAVNARDPAERQAALVDAIVSGVEIVLNLTLLLPEAIPADEELEAFRAPLEVPPTEPVIPSAQGILTGEQGQYIRLQGVLYRVRYDASLKTWLVVDPRNPFAFYGNFPVRLNAQLRWELIESACLRGGGQCLGSLRSRPLPPGIEVSGEATLSRYHMPPRQRVALATLIKWSNRRLLSEAFYDPDFVFNSDLDDFRRIRGLLTQDASEYIDTLPTLSRSPVPVPDPQVPAGLSFQRLYDDAQGVVIGESHQAISSKYFLIKHMKALARSGVDTLYMEHLLTDLHQGDLDVLYRVGKMTDRLRGYLRDLDEGHATDSTAVYTFYKVVLEATRRSIRIVALDCAASYRLDGLDLQEVLRHKVFSYHASQIIRATRTQPEVGKWVALVGDTHASTYKRVPGLAQLEDVVSVRIVDAGQGQGTQMTIDPGEWYLPSMGRPQGVVRADWRLAIMVREQPFEFHDPSLAPPGVLQP, encoded by the coding sequence ATGAATACCACTTTGGACAGCAACACCTTGCAATCGCACCTCAGCCAGTTCACCTCCCAGGTGATGAGGCAACTTCCGGATCTGCACCTGATGGCTTGGCAGGCCGCGCGGCGGATCCTGGCCTCGATGAAGGTCGAAGGCGATCCAGACAAGATCTACTGGCACCGGTTTGGCAATGCCCAGTCCAGTTCGACCAGCTTTACCGGTTGGGAGCACGTGGGCCCGCCGGAGGAATCGATGACCCTCACCGAACTGCTGATCCGCCGCTTTCGGGTGGCCGATCAGGACAATGCCGATGTCCTGCACAATTGGGGCGGCTTCTATCAGCAAGGGCCGCAGGCGCAGCGCTACGATCAGCACAATGAAGTGCGCCTGTCGCCCTCGGCGTTGCTGCAGGCGTTGTGGCAGGTGGATTTTGCCTCGGCTTACCGCAAAGCCTTGCAAGCCTTCTGGAAGACCTCGGGCGATGACCTGAGAACGGTGGTGCGCCTGAACATCCTGGCCGCCGGCACGCTGGCTTGCGAGTCTGGGCAGCTCACACGTTTGCAGTTGCATTGGGTGATTCAGGCGCTGGGAGTTGAGCGGCCCATGGCACTGCGCTTGCGAGATGTCGCAGGGCTGCGACCGGCTCAAGGTGAGTTGTCGGTCAACTGCCTGCGTTTCGCCGGACACGACCTGGTGAATATCCTGTGGTTTTCCCATCCGTCCGGTCGGCAGATTCTCTATGTTCCCGGTGGGGCGCAGGTGTTCGAGAGCTTCCAGGGGCCTGAAGGTGTCTATGGCTGGTTGCGCAGCCGGGTGACCGACCAGGCCGCCCGCAAGCAGCTGGCCAGTTATGGTGAGGTGGTGTTGCCGGCAGCGCTTGCGCAGCGCGTTGCCCGGTTCAAGCGGATTGCCCAGGTTACGGATGAGCAGTTGGCCGATGCGGTGGAGCGTCGGGCAGTTTCCGGCGACCCTTGTGATTGGCTGGTCAAACAGACCCACACACGGATGGCGGCCGAGGCCGATTTGCAGTTGCGTAGCAATGCTGACTTACGCAAGCAACTGTGGATTGGTTACCTGCGGGCGGGGCTGCAGGTGGCTACGCCCGTTGCCACGCTGTCCTGGCCAGTTGCGCTGGCGGTGATCCTGACTGGCGTGGCGAAACTGGGCCTGAATATCGACCAGGCGGTCAATGCGCGGGACCCGGCAGAGCGCCAGGCGGCCCTGGTGGACGCCATTGTCTCAGGTGTTGAGATTGTGCTGAATCTTACCTTGCTGCTGCCGGAGGCCATCCCGGCGGATGAAGAGCTGGAAGCATTCAGGGCGCCGCTCGAGGTGCCGCCGACCGAACCTGTCATCCCATCGGCCCAGGGGATACTGACCGGCGAGCAGGGGCAGTACATTCGTTTGCAGGGGGTACTTTATCGCGTGCGCTACGACGCCTCGCTCAAGACCTGGCTGGTGGTCGACCCACGCAATCCCTTTGCTTTTTATGGCAATTTCCCCGTGCGGCTCAATGCGCAACTGCGTTGGGAACTGATCGAAAGCGCCTGCCTGCGCGGCGGTGGGCAATGCCTGGGCAGCTTGCGCTCACGGCCCCTCCCGCCTGGTATTGAAGTTAGTGGCGAGGCAACGCTCAGCCGGTACCACATGCCCCCGCGCCAGCGTGTTGCATTGGCAACTCTGATCAAATGGAGTAACCGCAGGCTATTGTCAGAAGCCTTTTATGACCCGGACTTTGTATTCAATTCAGATCTGGATGACTTTCGCAGAATTCGCGGTCTGCTGACGCAAGACGCCAGCGAGTACATCGATACGTTGCCAACCTTGTCACGCTCCCCGGTGCCTGTGCCTGATCCGCAGGTGCCCGCTGGGCTATCGTTTCAGCGCTTGTACGACGACGCCCAGGGCGTGGTGATCGGTGAGTCCCATCAGGCGATCAGCAGTAAGTACTTTCTGATCAAGCACATGAAGGCCCTGGCGCGCAGTGGCGTCGACACCTTGTACATGGAGCATCTGCTGACCGACTTGCACCAGGGCGACCTGGATGTGCTTTACCGTGTCGGCAAGATGACTGACAGGTTACGGGGCTACCTGCGCGACCTCGACGAAGGTCACGCCACGGATTCAACGGCCGTGTACACCTTCTACAAGGTGGTCTTGGAGGCTACGCGCCGCAGTATTCGTATCGTTGCGCTGGACTGCGCCGCCAGCTACCGGCTGGACGGGCTGGATCTGCAAGAGGTCCTGCGCCACAAGGTGTTCAGCTACCACGCCAGCCAGATCATCCGCGCTACCCGTACTCAGCCGGAGGTAGGCAAGTGGGTGGCGCTTGTCGGAGACACGCATGCCAGCACCTACAAGCGGGTGCCGGGCCTGGCGCAACTGGAGGACGTGGTCAGTGTGCGTATCGTCGATGCCGGCCAGGGCCAGGGCACGCAAATGACGATAGATCCGGGGGAATGGTACCTGCCGTCCATGGGCCGGCCCCAGGGCGTGGTCCGGGCGGACTGGCGCCTGGCAATCATGGTCCGTGAACAGCCGTTCGAGTTTCATGACCCGTCCCTTGCGCCGCCGGGCGTCCTGCAACCTTGA